A genomic segment from Bacillus cereus G9842 encodes:
- a CDS encoding Yip1 family protein, producing METPENQFKRALNPWFSIWIKPRDTMKEIFISKPKNVFLLILLGSFVQTLDRASSKNVGDSISSPVSIISMVIFGTFVAFLIYYFLLPALFNWVAKKLGGQGTFEKTRYSVAYSYIPYVYSLILVWVPSFFLFGIENFTSETPEMDSSITLTILFLIFAIIDIVIGIWTIIISLKCLGEAHQFSAWKALLTIIISFMIIILPLVIIVFLIVGVTIF from the coding sequence ATGGAAACTCCAGAAAATCAATTTAAACGTGCACTTAATCCTTGGTTCTCCATTTGGATAAAACCACGTGATACAATGAAAGAAATTTTTATATCCAAACCTAAGAATGTGTTTTTACTCATTTTACTAGGCTCATTCGTACAGACTTTAGATCGAGCATCTTCTAAAAATGTGGGGGATTCAATAAGTAGTCCAGTTTCAATAATCTCAATGGTTATATTCGGTACCTTCGTTGCTTTCTTAATTTATTATTTTTTGCTACCAGCGTTATTTAATTGGGTGGCAAAAAAACTTGGTGGACAAGGTACATTTGAAAAAACACGTTACTCAGTTGCCTATTCTTATATCCCTTACGTTTATTCTCTTATATTAGTTTGGGTGCCTTCATTTTTCTTGTTTGGGATAGAAAACTTTACGAGTGAGACACCGGAAATGGATAGTAGCATAACTTTAACGATTTTGTTTCTTATTTTTGCCATAATTGATATAGTTATTGGAATTTGGACAATCATTATTTCCTTAAAATGTTTAGGGGAAGCACACCAATTTTCAGCATGGAAAGCATTATTAACAATAATAATATCCTTTATGATTATCATTCTTCCTTTAGTAATAATAGTATTTCTTATAGTAGGGGTTACAATCTTTTAA
- a CDS encoding CdiA family toxin C-terminal domain-containing protein translates to MEHTTVKSSLKTILKIVSESPSKILGVKTVEYNMPKLNMDGTPTGEYGNKVFTNNIYDPKIISDKEFINRGIEAANDAKLKTSDGVLSREGAGVDGKEITWRGYHKGGEISSFFPE, encoded by the coding sequence ATGGAGCACACAACAGTGAAGAGTTCTTTAAAAACAATATTAAAAATAGTCAGTGAATCACCTTCAAAAATTCTAGGTGTAAAAACAGTAGAATACAATATGCCTAAGTTAAATATGGATGGCACCCCTACAGGAGAGTATGGAAATAAAGTATTCACAAACAACATTTATGATCCTAAAATTATAAGTGATAAGGAATTTATTAACCGTGGAATTGAAGCAGCTAATGACGCTAAATTAAAAACCAGTGATGGAGTTCTTTCGAGAGAAGGGGCGGGTGTTGACGGTAAAGAAATAACTTGGAGAGGATACCATAAAGGTGGAGAAATCTCTTCTTTTTTTCCAGAATAA
- a CDS encoding T7SS effector LXG polymorphic toxin, with protein sequence MSLNMYLGEVRSQTQSMNAVCTATIQGMEQAIQSIDAFAVDTVLQGQTYSSAKAFFVQTFRPLAQGIIYLCEELIRQNDAFPSQFQSQVASTDVIEQEILEQIREIDRMKTSMEAVNQAMPMPGMDAMVNLFIVMRQKLQEKLDHLYQFNQNSSNNYSTALQLAASIAAGLAEVQSGKGFSPASGTFSMQGLNMEWTTSIQAITEERARQAANSIEEGEMCGKLPEKSTGEKIWDGIVDGTGQAVSDTIDGIKALGDWETWENMGNAALHPIDTLSTMYNVLSDSFINDVINGDAESRAKWGSYALTQVGLGLIGDKGLSKVSKVATTANLTKGMSRVTNSATYRNAINVLNNFNLNIGNRFAYAGIGGSSLKSSFIDTYQTAKDKLSPYQYTKRTTDGDIFVGKLYGEDVILKDVKVDEITYSKRTREEAEQLRKEFDRSVRKDFLNALVNDPVKLKELKKAGITDADIERMKRGNNPKGWQVHHNLPLDDGGTNDFGNLTLIQNHPYHKAITNTQRTLTRHLQEGDSVDVSWPIPKHNIYPKGE encoded by the coding sequence ATGAGTTTAAATATGTATTTGGGAGAGGTACGAAGCCAAACTCAAAGCATGAATGCTGTATGTACCGCTACTATTCAAGGTATGGAACAAGCCATTCAGTCGATTGACGCTTTTGCAGTTGATACTGTTTTACAAGGGCAAACATATAGTAGTGCAAAAGCATTTTTTGTACAAACCTTTCGACCTTTGGCACAAGGAATCATTTATTTGTGTGAAGAATTAATCCGTCAAAATGATGCTTTTCCAAGTCAATTTCAATCACAAGTCGCTTCCACAGATGTAATTGAACAAGAGATATTAGAACAAATTCGGGAAATTGACCGAATGAAAACAAGTATGGAAGCTGTCAATCAAGCTATGCCAATGCCGGGTATGGATGCCATGGTAAATCTTTTTATTGTTATGAGGCAAAAACTGCAAGAAAAGCTGGATCATTTGTATCAATTCAATCAGAACTCTAGTAATAATTATAGTACAGCACTTCAATTAGCAGCTAGTATTGCTGCAGGTCTTGCGGAAGTTCAAAGTGGGAAAGGGTTTAGTCCTGCAAGTGGTACATTTAGTATGCAAGGGTTGAATATGGAATGGACAACTTCAATTCAAGCGATTACAGAAGAGAGGGCACGACAAGCTGCCAATTCAATTGAAGAAGGTGAAATGTGTGGTAAGCTACCTGAAAAATCTACTGGTGAAAAAATTTGGGACGGTATTGTAGATGGTACGGGACAAGCAGTTAGCGATACAATAGACGGAATAAAAGCTTTAGGAGATTGGGAAACGTGGGAAAACATGGGGAACGCTGCTTTGCACCCTATTGATACCCTCAGTACGATGTATAATGTATTGTCAGATTCATTTATTAATGATGTAATAAATGGAGATGCTGAAAGTCGTGCTAAATGGGGAAGTTATGCTTTAACACAAGTTGGATTAGGACTTATTGGTGATAAAGGATTAAGTAAAGTATCGAAGGTAGCAACTACTGCAAATCTAACAAAAGGTATGTCCAGAGTAACTAATTCTGCTACATATAGAAATGCAATAAACGTATTAAATAATTTTAATTTAAACATTGGAAACCGTTTTGCTTATGCTGGTATTGGGGGAAGTTCTTTAAAATCTAGCTTTATTGATACTTATCAAACAGCTAAGGATAAGCTATCACCTTATCAATATACTAAAAGGACTACGGATGGTGACATTTTTGTTGGTAAATTATATGGAGAAGATGTAATTCTTAAAGATGTTAAAGTTGATGAAATTACTTACTCTAAGAGAACTCGAGAAGAAGCTGAACAACTTCGGAAGGAATTTGATAGGAGTGTGAGAAAAGATTTTCTTAATGCATTGGTAAATGATCCTGTTAAACTGAAAGAACTCAAAAAAGCGGGAATAACAGATGCTGATATAGAAAGGATGAAAAGAGGAAACAATCCAAAAGGGTGGCAAGTACATCATAACCTCCCTTTAGATGATGGAGGAACAAACGATTTTGGAAATTTAACATTAATACAAAATCATCCATATCATAAAGCTATAACTAATACACAACGTACGTTAACTAGACACTTACAAGAGGGAGATAGTGTAGACGTAAGCTGGCCTATACCAAAACATAACATCTACCCTAAGGGAGAATAA
- the cdiI gene encoding ribonuclease toxin immunity protein CdiI, protein MQREFRLKDEDLLDLTHFPIQAVFNMVDDERFLKVINSVCEGVGFGEEYGACTFPGDLDEYDIANGDSFEGVEFVLYSGDEVIINYQTLYHYFKKMCEGYSKKYPNTIKRLEDSLNKFIELYNINR, encoded by the coding sequence ATGCAAAGAGAATTTAGATTAAAAGATGAGGATTTACTAGATTTAACCCATTTTCCTATACAAGCAGTGTTTAATATGGTAGATGATGAAAGATTTTTAAAGGTAATCAATTCAGTTTGTGAAGGAGTAGGATTTGGAGAGGAATATGGCGCATGTACTTTTCCAGGAGATTTGGATGAGTATGATATTGCCAATGGAGATTCATTTGAAGGGGTAGAATTTGTATTATACAGTGGTGATGAGGTAATAATTAATTATCAAACACTTTATCATTATTTTAAAAAAATGTGCGAGGGTTATTCAAAAAAGTATCCAAACACAATTAAGAGATTAGAAGACAGTCTTAACAAATTTATTGAATTATACAATATTAATAGGTAG
- a CDS encoding WXG100 family type VII secretion target — MAGQIRMSPEELKSKAARYGQGANQIEDILSQLQNLQNELRGEWEGRAFEGFDQQFNELKPKVQNFAQLLQEINMQLNKTAEAVASHDEELSRNFGLK; from the coding sequence ATGGCTGGACAAATTCGTATGTCACCAGAGGAGCTTAAATCGAAAGCGGCTCGATATGGACAAGGTGCAAATCAAATTGAGGACATTTTAAGTCAACTACAAAACTTGCAAAATGAATTAAGAGGAGAATGGGAAGGTCGTGCTTTCGAAGGTTTTGATCAACAGTTCAATGAATTAAAGCCAAAAGTACAAAACTTTGCACAGCTATTACAAGAAATTAATATGCAGCTGAATAAAACTGCAGAAGCTGTTGCTTCTCATGATGAAGAATTATCACGTAATTTCGGTTTGAAATAA
- a CDS encoding YrhA family protein, with protein sequence MWKNLVLEIEKIEKSFNDKLNTPATDSEVQKLRERMKESYNVDLPSEYEEFLKTVNGLDFNGLVLYGVDSYLLDTERDESICGLIETNEIWYENEFQKEYLFFGDSNIAWFCKSLSDGTYLELDKPSGTVMNTYNDFNTMLEEALKITLL encoded by the coding sequence ATGTGGAAAAATCTGGTTTTAGAAATTGAAAAAATAGAGAAAAGTTTTAATGATAAACTGAATACACCAGCAACAGATAGTGAAGTTCAGAAATTAAGAGAACGCATGAAAGAGAGTTATAATGTTGACCTACCGAGTGAATATGAGGAGTTTCTTAAAACTGTAAATGGATTAGATTTTAACGGGCTAGTACTTTATGGAGTTGACTCTTATTTGTTAGATACAGAAAGGGACGAATCAATTTGCGGGCTTATAGAAACCAATGAGATTTGGTATGAAAATGAATTTCAAAAAGAGTATCTTTTCTTTGGCGATTCAAATATTGCGTGGTTTTGTAAGAGCTTATCAGACGGTACTTATTTAGAACTTGATAAACCATCAGGTACGGTAATGAACACATATAATGATTTTAATACAATGCTTGAGGAAGCGTTAAAAATAACCCTTCTTTAA
- a CDS encoding SMI1/KNR4 family protein: MFNFLKEYVVADRSVRSKQKPIFYPIYQDEIDEAESLLQMELPKELKRFYQEIGCGFFKSDTRTFFNRFMDPISVADFRLRQDIYEYNPNLDDDSLVFFEVTELNFLTIKFKEENELGQCPTYSEDEKIADSLEEFLIKMDENPDYYI, from the coding sequence ATGTTTAATTTTTTAAAAGAATATGTTGTAGCAGACAGAAGTGTCCGTTCTAAACAAAAACCTATTTTCTATCCTATATATCAAGATGAGATAGATGAGGCAGAAAGCTTATTACAAATGGAACTTCCAAAAGAACTGAAACGCTTTTATCAAGAAATAGGTTGTGGTTTTTTTAAGTCTGATACAAGAACGTTTTTCAACAGATTTATGGACCCGATTTCAGTTGCAGATTTCCGTTTAAGGCAAGATATTTATGAATATAATCCAAACCTAGATGATGATTCATTAGTGTTTTTTGAAGTAACAGAACTTAACTTTTTAACAATTAAATTTAAAGAGGAAAATGAATTAGGTCAATGTCCTACTTACTCTGAAGATGAGAAAATAGCGGATTCTTTAGAAGAATTTTTAATTAAAATGGATGAAAATCCTGACTATTATATTTAA
- a CDS encoding DUF3958 family protein yields the protein MSQDIEKQINQVNQKLRSVFEEQDRNQSAIQAQEQAEADFYECRSRNRRLFDRILGTWHGDREMSQFFMNTYQDAQHIERKVTFELENKKETLLKERRDLNDLENALSYQQQQLTREVNA from the coding sequence ATGAGTCAAGATATTGAAAAACAAATTAATCAAGTAAATCAAAAGTTACGAAGTGTATTTGAAGAACAAGACCGAAATCAATCTGCGATTCAAGCTCAAGAACAAGCGGAAGCAGATTTTTATGAATGTAGAAGTCGAAATCGTCGTTTGTTTGATCGAATTTTAGGAACTTGGCATGGTGATAGAGAAATGTCCCAGTTTTTTATGAATACGTATCAAGATGCACAACATATTGAACGAAAAGTCACATTTGAATTGGAAAACAAAAAAGAAACGTTGCTTAAAGAAAGACGAGACCTTAATGATTTAGAAAACGCCCTTTCCTATCAACAACAACAATTAACAAGGGAGGTCAATGCATGA
- a CDS encoding TIGR04197 family type VII secretion effector has translation MGQFQSNLQTATQIATKMGSAPDRIQSATTRSITKATRTTLSVNFKAQEANQQMLDLTKQFSAAFQQAVDNIHSVSNEFERMDNELHNTFR, from the coding sequence ATGGGACAATTTCAAAGTAATTTACAAACAGCAACGCAAATTGCTACGAAAATGGGATCAGCCCCTGATAGGATTCAAAGTGCAACAACTCGTTCTATAACAAAGGCGACGCGTACAACATTATCTGTTAACTTCAAAGCACAAGAAGCGAATCAACAAATGTTAGACTTGACGAAACAATTTTCCGCTGCCTTTCAACAAGCGGTTGATAATATTCATTCGGTATCTAATGAATTTGAGAGAATGGATAACGAACTTCACAATACTTTTCGCTAA